The following nucleotide sequence is from Streptomyces sp. NBC_00239.
ACCCGCGTGGACGACACCCGGCACGGCCGGATGCGCCCCGCCAGCCACCACCGCATCCGCGCGACCTACGCGCTGGGGCAGGTGCTCACCTTCGAACACCGGGTGGCCGCCGCGGAGACCGACTTCCGGCACGGCCTCGGCGAGATCCTGACCGCCACCGCCGCCAGCCTGCCCGCGGGCATCGGCAACGCGACGTTCGCCCAGACCCTGTTCCTCACCACGGTGAAGTCGCCCTACCACTTCGGCCTCACCACCCAGACCCTCACCGAGGTCCCGACCGGCATCCCCACCGGCTCCTGGCGGTCGGTGTACTCCGCCAACACCCGGGGCGCCGAGGAGATCGTCGTCGACGAACTCGCCCAGCGGATGGGCAAGGACCCGGTCGCCTTCCGGCGCGAGTTCCTCAAGACCGCGGCCCAGCGCGCGGTCCTCGACAAGGTGGCCGCCGAGGGCGACTGGGGCCGCGAGCTGCCCGCCGGCTGCGCCCAGGGCGTCGGCTTCCACGAGGAGTACGAGTCCCGCACCGCCTGCCTCGTCGAGATCGACACCCGCGACCCGGACCACGTACGGGTCACCAAGGCCGTCATCGCCGCGGACGTCGGCCGGCCCGTCAACCCGCGGGGCCTGGAGGCCCAGCTGCTCGGCGGTCTCACCGACGCGATCTCCACCACCCTGCGGGCCGGGCTGCACATCGACAAGGGGCTGCCACTGGAAGGCAGTTACAGCCAGTTCCACTACGCCCGCCAGCGCGACACCCCGACCGACGTGCGGATCTTCGTGATGCCGGCGACGGGTGAGCCGGGCGGGGCCGGCGAACTCGGCGTGCCCGCCGCCGTCGGGGCCATCGCCAACGCCTACGCCCGCGCGACCGGCACCCGGCCGCGCAGCTTCCCCCTCGACTTCGACGTCGACTTCACCCCCTATCCCCGCTGAGCCAGGAGTTCCGCCGTGCCCTCGCACACCTTCACCGTCAACGGGCGCAGTGTCACCGTGGACGCTCCCGACGACCTGCCCCTGCTGTGGGTGCTGCGCGACCTGCTGGGGATCCGCGGCCCCAAGTACGGCTGCGGCGTCGACGTCTGCAAGGCCTGCACCAGCCACCTCGACGGTGCGGACATCCGGCCCTGCGTGGTGCCGGTCGCGCAGGCCGCGGGCCGTGAGGTCACCACCATCGAGGGCCTCGCGGACGGCGACACCCTGCACCCGGTGCAGGAGGCCTGGCTCGAACAGGACGTCGCGCAGTGCGGCTTCTGCCAGCCCGGCCAGATCATGGCCGCCGTCGCCCTGCTGAAGCGCACCAGCGAGCCGACGGACGCCGACCTCGACGCCATCGCCAACATTTGCCGCTGCGGCACCTACTTCCGGATCCGCGAGGCGATCCGCAGCGCGGCCGCGAAGATGCGCTGACCCGGACGGGCCGCCGCCTGCGCCCGCAGACCGACGCCGCCGCGCAGGCGGGCGCCCGGCCCGAGCGGGGCCCGCCCGCCGAGCCGAGGGCGCTGCCCGTGGCCGTTTCGAGTGTCACGGCGGAACAAACCGGTGCAAGACGCGGATCATGCCCGAATGAGGCGTATCAATCTGAAACGCGTCCTGGTCGGTGAGCCGCTCGACACCGCACGCCTGGGCGAGACCCTGCTCCCCAAACGGCTCGCGCTGCCGATCTTCTGCAGCGACCCGCTCTCCTCCGTCGCCTACGCGACCGAGGAGATCCTGCTCATCCTGGCCCTCGGCGGGGTCGCGCTGCTGCACCTGACCTGGTACGCCGCGGCCGCGATCGTCTTCCTGCTGGTCGTGGTGATCGCCTCCTACCGGCAGACCTGCCACGCCTACCCGGGCGGCGGCGGCGCGTACGTCGTCAGCTCCGAGAACCTAGGGCCCACCGCCGCGCTCACCGCGGCCAGCGCCCTCCTCGTCGACTACGTGCTGACCGTCGCCGTCTCCGTGGTGTCCGGGGTGTCGGCCATCACCTCGGCCGTCCCCTCCCTGCACGACCACCAAGTCGCCCTGTCCGTCGGTTTCGTGGTGCTGCTCACCGTCATGAACCTGCGGGGCGTACGCGAGTCCGGGCGGGTCTTCGCCATCCCCACCTACGGGTTCGTCCTCGTGGTCTACCTGATGTTCGCGTGGGCGGCCGTGCGGATGGCCACCGGCGACACGATCCGCGCCGAGTCCGCCGACCTGCCCCTCCACGCGGTGAGCGATTACACCGGCGTGGCCCTGGTCCTGCTCGCCATGCGGGCCTTCGCCTCCGGCTGTACCGCCCTCACCGGCGTCGAGGCGATCAGCAACGGCGTACCCGCCTTCCGGAAGCCCAAGAGCCGCAACGCGGCGAACACCCTCGCGGTGATGGGGCTGCTCTCGGTCACCATGTTCGTCGGGATCACGGTCCTCGCCATGGTCTACGAGGTGCACGTCGCCGAGAGCCCCACCGAGCTGGGCCTCGCGCCCGACGCGGCCACTTCCACCGCGCTCGCCCAGATCGGCCGCGCCACGTTCGGCAGCTGGCACTTCCTCTTCTACCTGCTCCAGGCCGTCACCGCGGGCGTGCTGATCCTCGCCGCGAACACCGCCTTCAACGGGTTCCCGATGCTCGCCTCGATCCTGGCCCGCGACAAGTACGCGCCCCGCCAGCTCTACAACCGCGGCGACCGGCTCGTGTACTCCAACGGCGTGGTGTTGCTGGCACTGGCCGCCGTCGGTCTGATCGTCGCCTTCGACGCCGAGCTGACCCGGCTGATCCAGCTCTACATCATCGGCGTCTTCGTCTCCTTCACGCTCTCCCAGGCCGGGATGGTGCGGCACTGGCGGAAGGAGCTGGCCGCGCCGGGGGGCGGGCCGGGCGCCGTGCCGGGCGGTTCCGGGCGGGCCGTCGGGCCGGCCGGTTCCGTGGGAACCGTCGGGCCGGGAGCCGCGAAGGCCGCCCGGCACCGGATCCACCGGTCGCTGGCCATCAACGCCGTCGGCGCCGTGCTGACCGCGCTGGTGCTGGTCATCGTCCTGATCACCAAGTTCACGCACGGCGCGTGGCTCGTCGTCATCGCGATGCCGGTGCTCTTCCTCGGGATGAAGGGGGTGCGCCGGCACTACGACCAGGTGGCGCGGCAGGTGGCGCTGGTGCCGGACGCCGTGCCGAAGAGGCCGGCCCGGCACCATGTCGTCGTGCTGGTCGCGGCCGTCCACGCGCCCACGCTCAAGGCGCTCGGCTTCGCGCAGCTGCTGCGGCCGGCGACCCTGACGGCCCTGACGGTGGCGGCCGACGACGATGCGGAGCGGTTGCGGGCCGACTGGGCCGCTCGCGGGATCGACGTACCGCTGACGATCCTGCACTCGCCGTACCGGGAGGTGGTCGGGCCGGTCCTCGGGTACGTCCAGGAACTCGCCGGGCGGGATCCGGACGGGGTGGTGTCCGTGGTCATCCCCGAGTACATCGTCGGGCACTGGTGGGAGCAGCCGCTGCACAACCAGAACGCGTTGCGGTTGAAGGCGCGGCTCCTCTTCATGCCGGGCGTCGCCGTCATCGACGTCCCCTACCGCCTGCCCTCGGCCCGCCGGTAACGCTGCGCTCCGCCGGAACGGGCTCAGCCCTTGAGCCTTGCCGGCGTTTGAGGCGTGGGTCCGGGCGGAGCCCGGTGACCCCGCGCACCTTTCAGCCCCTCCGGCGTTTGAGGAGCGGGTCCGGGCGGAGCCTGGTGCCCGGCGTCAGCCGGGTTGTCTTGGGGCTCCGCCCCAAACCCCGCGCCTCAAACGCCGGCGAGGCTGGGGGTTGCGCCTCAAACGCCGGCGAGGCTGGGGTGGGCTCTGCCCTGGGCCGCGCCTCAAACGTCGGCGAGGCTGGATTTGCCGCACGCAGCGCCGACAAGCCCGGGAGTTGCGCCCCAGGGCACCGGCGGGGCCGGGAATTGCGCCCCAGGGCGTCGGCGAGGCCGGGCGGGGTTGGGGTGCGGCAGTGTCAGGCGGTGTGGGCGGCGGTGAGGAAGGACTTGATGAGGGCCGGGTCCTTCACGCCGCGGGCGCTTTCGACGCCGCTGGAGACGTCGACACCCCACGGCGCGACCACCCGCACCGCCTCCCCGACGTTCCCGGCGTGGAGCCCACCCGCCAGCAGCCAGCGCCCCGCCGGGGCCGTGAAATCGGGCGACGCCCAGTTCCACGGCTTGCCCGAGCCCGGGTCCGGCGCGTCGAGGAGCAGCAGGTCCTCGCCGAACTCCCCGCAGCGCAGCGGAAGTCCGGTGGTGGCCGTGGCCCGCAGCAGGGTCCGGCCTGGCTGCCGCAGGGCGGTGTAGTACTCGGGCCCCTCGTCCCCGTGCAGCTGTACGCCCCGTACTCCGCTCGCCTCGGTGAGGGCGCGGACCTCGTCCAGGGGCTGCCCGCGGAACACCCCGACGGTCAGGACGTGCTCCGGCACCCGTTCCGCGAGCCGCCGCGCGGTCTCGGCGTCGACCAGTCGGGGGCTGGCGGCGAACACGAAGCCGACGGCGTCGGCACCTGCCTCGACGGCCGTGTCCACGTCCCGCTCGGTCCGCAGACCGCAGATCTTGACGAACAGCTCACTCATGAGGCCAGTCAACCACCTGCCCGGACGGACCGGCGCGGACGCCCGAAGGGCGGGATGGGCTACCGTGCATGCTGCCACTGCACTTGCAGTGGCTTGCTCCCTCCCTCACCACGAGAGGCCGCCCATGCGCCACAACCCGGCCCGCCGCGCCGCCCTCCTCGACGCGGCCATCGAGGTCCTCGCCCGCGAGGGCTCCCGGGGCCTCACCCTGCGCGCGGTGGACGCCGAGGCCGGCGTACCCACCGGCACGGCC
It contains:
- a CDS encoding (2Fe-2S)-binding protein; this translates as MPSHTFTVNGRSVTVDAPDDLPLLWVLRDLLGIRGPKYGCGVDVCKACTSHLDGADIRPCVVPVAQAAGREVTTIEGLADGDTLHPVQEAWLEQDVAQCGFCQPGQIMAAVALLKRTSEPTDADLDAIANICRCGTYFRIREAIRSAAAKMR
- a CDS encoding phosphoribosylanthranilate isomerase codes for the protein MSELFVKICGLRTERDVDTAVEAGADAVGFVFAASPRLVDAETARRLAERVPEHVLTVGVFRGQPLDEVRALTEASGVRGVQLHGDEGPEYYTALRQPGRTLLRATATTGLPLRCGEFGEDLLLLDAPDPGSGKPWNWASPDFTAPAGRWLLAGGLHAGNVGEAVRVVAPWGVDVSSGVESARGVKDPALIKSFLTAAHTA
- a CDS encoding APC family permease translates to MRRINLKRVLVGEPLDTARLGETLLPKRLALPIFCSDPLSSVAYATEEILLILALGGVALLHLTWYAAAAIVFLLVVVIASYRQTCHAYPGGGGAYVVSSENLGPTAALTAASALLVDYVLTVAVSVVSGVSAITSAVPSLHDHQVALSVGFVVLLTVMNLRGVRESGRVFAIPTYGFVLVVYLMFAWAAVRMATGDTIRAESADLPLHAVSDYTGVALVLLAMRAFASGCTALTGVEAISNGVPAFRKPKSRNAANTLAVMGLLSVTMFVGITVLAMVYEVHVAESPTELGLAPDAATSTALAQIGRATFGSWHFLFYLLQAVTAGVLILAANTAFNGFPMLASILARDKYAPRQLYNRGDRLVYSNGVVLLALAAVGLIVAFDAELTRLIQLYIIGVFVSFTLSQAGMVRHWRKELAAPGGGPGAVPGGSGRAVGPAGSVGTVGPGAAKAARHRIHRSLAINAVGAVLTALVLVIVLITKFTHGAWLVVIAMPVLFLGMKGVRRHYDQVARQVALVPDAVPKRPARHHVVVLVAAVHAPTLKALGFAQLLRPATLTALTVAADDDAERLRADWAARGIDVPLTILHSPYREVVGPVLGYVQELAGRDPDGVVSVVIPEYIVGHWWEQPLHNQNALRLKARLLFMPGVAVIDVPYRLPSARR